Proteins from a genomic interval of Papaver somniferum cultivar HN1 chromosome 4, ASM357369v1, whole genome shotgun sequence:
- the LOC113271451 gene encoding casein kinase II subunit beta-3-like: MRRGVADNTRSVNPPPPSIPTSATNTTKKQAVTTTPTTNNNNTKNKNNHNKKLLSPPVPGSEEEEETDISSSSSEGEDISWISWFCGLRGNELLCEVDEDYIQDDFNLCGLQGQVPRYDHALDIILDNDPLSPLPADMDGEQNNETESAAELLYGLIHARYILTHKGLNAMHEKYKRVEFGRCARVSCSGQPCLPVGTSDIPRGGSVKIYCPKCEDIYFPRCKYQSNMDGAYIGTTFPHLFLMTYPSAKPAKPVQTYVPRIFGFKVHKGVK; the protein is encoded by the exons ATGAGACGTGGCGTCGCGGACAACACTAGATCTGTTAATCCTCCTCCTCCTTCTATTCCAACATCGGCAACAAACACGACAAAGAAGCAAGCTGTTACTACCAcccccaccaccaacaacaacaacaccaaaaatAAGAACAATCACAACAAAAAACTCCTCTCTCCTCCTGTTCCAG GaagtgaagaggaggaagaaacaGACATAAGCAGTAGTAGTTCTGAAGGAGAAGATATCTCATGGATATCTTGGTTTTGTGGATTGAGAGGTAATGAGCTTCTTTGTGAAGTTGATGAGGATTATATACAGGATGATTTCAATTTGTGTGGACTCCAAGGACAAGTTCCGCGCTATGATCATGCCTTGGATATCATCCTCGATAATGACCCCTTGAGCCCTCTACCAG CTGATATGGATGGTGAGCAGAACAATGAAACTGAATCTGCTGCAGAATTGTTATATGGTCTTATACATGCGCGATACATCTTAACCCATAAAGGTTTGAATGCCATG CATGAGAAATACAAGAGGGTGGAATTTGGAAGATGTGCTCGAGTGTCATGCAGTGGACAACCATGCTTGCCAGTGGGAACATCAGATATTCCTCGTGGTGGCTCGGTAAAGATCTACTGTCCCAAATGTGAAGACATATATTTTCCAAGGTGCAAATACCAGAGCA ATATGGATGGTGCTTATATTGGAACAACATTCCCACACTTGTTCTTGATGACTTATCCCTCGGCAAAGCCTGCGAAGCCAGTTCAGACTTATGTACCCAGGATTTTCGGATTCAAGGTCCACAAGGGAGTTAAATGA